Proteins from a genomic interval of Pseudomonas anuradhapurensis:
- a CDS encoding sigma-54 interaction domain-containing protein yields MHDSDSLKDYPQVRQLAIRSLFEIIEQSSEGTVIVDRQARIVWMNERYARRFGLADAAGAIGQPCEAVIPGSLMREVVNNGRPILLDMLDTSNEPLVVMRLPIHDDQGTLIGAIGFALFDQLRSLSPLLKRYSSMQQELASTRSQLRARQAKYSFAQFVGSSAASLEAKRRARRGASSDSPVLLLGETGTGKELLAHAIHAASARAHKAFVSINSAAIPETLLEAEFFGTAPGAFTGADRKGRSGKLQLAEGGTLFLDEIGDMPLALQSKLLRVLQEKEYEPVGSNQMLRSDVRIIAATSIDLQAAIARGAFRADLYYRLNVLPIEVPPLRQRLEDLPALCEAILSELGSQYELEPEAQQLLARHAWPGNIRELRNVLERAALLADQPRLGAGDLRTALGPLCPAAEAPVRQSYREACAQFERELIARALAEHEGNVPEAAAALGLGRSTLYKKMVALGL; encoded by the coding sequence ATGCACGACAGCGACAGCCTCAAGGACTACCCCCAGGTACGGCAACTGGCGATCCGCTCGCTGTTCGAGATCATCGAACAGTCCAGCGAAGGCACGGTGATCGTCGACCGCCAGGCACGCATCGTGTGGATGAACGAACGCTATGCCCGGCGTTTTGGCCTGGCCGATGCCGCCGGCGCCATCGGCCAGCCGTGCGAGGCAGTGATACCGGGTAGCCTGATGCGCGAGGTGGTGAACAATGGCCGGCCGATCCTGCTCGACATGCTCGATACCTCCAACGAGCCGCTGGTGGTCATGCGCCTGCCCATCCACGATGACCAGGGCACGCTGATCGGTGCCATCGGCTTTGCCCTGTTCGATCAACTGCGCAGCTTGTCGCCCCTGCTCAAACGCTACTCCAGCATGCAGCAGGAACTGGCCTCGACCCGCTCGCAGCTACGCGCCCGCCAGGCCAAATACAGCTTCGCCCAGTTCGTTGGCAGCAGCGCTGCCAGCCTGGAGGCCAAGCGCCGCGCCCGGCGTGGCGCCAGCAGTGATTCGCCGGTGTTGCTGCTGGGCGAAACCGGCACCGGCAAGGAGCTGCTGGCCCACGCCATCCACGCAGCATCGGCGCGCGCGCACAAGGCCTTTGTCAGCATCAACAGCGCAGCGATCCCGGAAACGCTGCTGGAGGCCGAATTCTTCGGTACCGCCCCCGGCGCCTTCACTGGCGCCGACCGCAAGGGCCGCAGTGGCAAGCTGCAACTGGCCGAAGGCGGCACGCTGTTTCTCGACGAGATCGGTGACATGCCGCTGGCGCTGCAAAGCAAGCTGTTGCGCGTGCTGCAGGAGAAGGAATACGAACCGGTTGGTTCCAACCAGATGCTGCGCAGCGACGTGCGCATCATAGCCGCCACCTCGATCGACCTGCAGGCCGCCATCGCCCGCGGCGCGTTCCGTGCCGACCTGTATTACCGGCTCAACGTGCTACCGATCGAGGTGCCACCGCTGCGACAACGGCTGGAGGACCTGCCGGCACTGTGCGAGGCCATCCTCAGCGAGCTCGGCAGCCAGTACGAGCTGGAGCCTGAAGCGCAGCAACTGCTGGCGCGACATGCCTGGCCGGGGAATATCCGCGAATTGCGCAATGTGCTGGAGCGGGCCGCCTTGCTGGCAGACCAGCCGCGGCTCGGGGCTGGCGACCTGCGTACGGCGTTGGGGCCGTTGTGCCCGGCGGCGGAGGCGCCCGTGCGCCAGAGCTATCGTGAGGCCTGTGCGCAGTTCGAGCGCGAGTTGATTGCCAGGGCACTGGCCGAGCATGAAGGAAATGTGCCAGAGGCTGCAGCCGCGTTGGGGCTGGGTCGATCGACCTTGTACAAGAAGATGGTAGCGCTTGGTCTCTAA
- a CDS encoding ABC transporter permease yields MLSPVSRRRLQRFRRNRLGWVSLWLFACLLLLSLGAELVANDKPLLLGYKGELYVPALKRYSEQQFGGQLPFQPDYRSAYVRQLIADQGGWMLFAPIPFSADTPNYDLQVPTPSPPSPSNWLGTDDQGRDVLARVLYGTRVSLLFAFALTVVSVLIGVAAGALQGYHGGWVDLLGQRLLEVWSGLPVLYLLIILSGFVEPDFWWLLGIMALFSWLTLVDVVRAEFLRGRNLEYVKAARALGLPDNQVMLRHILPNAMNATLTYVPFMLTGAITTLTALDFLGFGMPAGSASLGELVTQGKQHLEAPWLGFTAFFALAVILSLLVFIGDALREAFDPRG; encoded by the coding sequence ATGCTTTCACCGGTATCGCGCCGTCGCCTGCAACGCTTTCGCCGCAACCGCCTTGGCTGGGTCTCGCTGTGGCTGTTCGCCTGCCTGCTGCTACTGAGCCTGGGTGCCGAACTGGTGGCCAACGACAAGCCGCTGCTGCTGGGCTACAAGGGTGAATTGTACGTGCCGGCGCTCAAGCGCTACAGCGAACAGCAGTTCGGCGGCCAGCTGCCGTTCCAGCCGGATTACCGCAGCGCCTACGTGCGCCAACTGATCGCCGACCAGGGCGGCTGGATGCTGTTCGCGCCCATCCCGTTCAGTGCCGATACGCCCAACTACGACTTGCAGGTACCCACGCCCAGCCCGCCCAGCCCCAGCAACTGGCTGGGCACCGACGACCAGGGCCGCGACGTGCTGGCCCGTGTGTTGTATGGCACTCGGGTATCGTTGCTGTTCGCCTTTGCCCTGACCGTGGTCAGCGTCCTCATCGGCGTGGCGGCCGGCGCCCTGCAGGGCTACCACGGCGGCTGGGTCGACCTGCTCGGGCAGCGCCTGCTGGAGGTATGGTCGGGGCTGCCGGTGCTGTACCTGCTGATCATCCTCAGCGGCTTTGTCGAACCGGACTTCTGGTGGTTGCTGGGGATCATGGCGCTGTTTTCCTGGCTGACCCTGGTCGATGTGGTGCGCGCCGAGTTCCTGCGCGGGCGCAACCTGGAATACGTCAAGGCGGCTCGGGCGCTGGGGTTGCCGGACAACCAGGTGATGCTGCGGCACATACTGCCCAATGCGATGAACGCCACGCTCACCTATGTACCGTTCATGCTGACCGGGGCGATCACGACCCTGACGGCACTGGATTTTCTCGGCTTCGGCATGCCGGCCGGGAGCGCTTCGCTGGGTGAGCTGGTGACCCAGGGCAAGCAACACCTGGAGGCGCCGTGGCTGGGCTTTACCGCGTTCTTTGCACTGGCGGTGATCCTGTCGTTGCTGGTGTTTATCGGCGATGCCTTGCGCGAGGCGTTCGACCCCAGAGGGTAG
- a CDS encoding microcin C ABC transporter permease YejB: protein MTSYILRRLLLIIPTLLAILLVNFAIVQAAPGGPVEQAVARLQGLGAGAPAARAEVVHGESRASRGLDPKLIEEIKRQYGFDKSAPERLWLMLGQYARLDFGNSFFRGAKVTQLILDKLPVTLSLGLWATLITYLVSIPLGIRKAVRHGSRFDAWSSALIVVGYALPSFLFALLLIVVFAGGTSLNWFPVRGLVSDNFDELSLLGQVADYFWHLVLPVGALVIGGFATLTLLTKNAFLDEIARQYVVTARAKGLSERRVLYGHVLRNAMLLVVAGLPQALITVFFAGSLLIEVIFSLDGLGRMSYDAALSRDYPVVFGTLFIFTLAGLLIRLIGDLSYTLLDPRIDFDTRAH, encoded by the coding sequence ATGACCAGCTACATTCTGCGGCGCCTGTTGCTGATCATCCCGACGTTGTTGGCGATCCTGCTGGTCAACTTCGCCATCGTCCAGGCGGCACCGGGCGGCCCGGTGGAACAGGCGGTGGCGCGCCTGCAAGGCCTTGGCGCCGGTGCGCCCGCTGCCCGCGCCGAGGTGGTGCATGGCGAGTCCCGCGCCAGCCGCGGCCTGGACCCGAAACTGATCGAAGAGATCAAGCGCCAATACGGCTTCGACAAGAGCGCCCCCGAGCGCCTGTGGCTGATGCTCGGCCAATACGCCCGGCTGGACTTCGGCAACAGCTTCTTCCGCGGCGCCAAGGTCACCCAGCTGATCCTCGACAAGCTGCCGGTTACCCTGTCGCTGGGCTTGTGGGCCACGCTGATCACCTACCTGGTCTCGATCCCGCTGGGCATCCGCAAGGCGGTACGCCATGGCAGCCGCTTCGATGCCTGGAGCAGCGCGCTGATCGTGGTCGGCTACGCCCTGCCCTCGTTCCTGTTCGCCCTGCTGCTGATCGTGGTGTTCGCCGGCGGCACCTCGCTCAACTGGTTCCCGGTGCGCGGCCTGGTTTCGGACAACTTCGACGAACTCAGCCTGCTGGGCCAGGTGGCAGACTACTTCTGGCACCTGGTGCTACCGGTCGGCGCCTTGGTCATCGGCGGCTTCGCCACCCTGACCCTGCTGACCAAGAACGCCTTCCTCGACGAGATTGCCCGGCAATACGTGGTCACCGCCCGCGCCAAGGGCCTGAGCGAGCGCCGGGTGCTGTATGGCCATGTGCTGCGCAATGCCATGCTGCTGGTAGTGGCCGGGTTGCCGCAGGCGTTGATCACGGTGTTCTTCGCCGGCTCGTTGCTGATCGAGGTGATCTTCTCGCTCGATGGCCTGGGCCGCATGAGCTATGACGCGGCGCTATCGCGCGATTACCCGGTGGTGTTCGGCACGCTGTTCATCTTTACCCTGGCGGGCCTGTTGATCCGCCTGATCGGCGACCTGTCGTATACCTTGCTCGACCCGCGTATCGACTTCGACACGAGGGCGCACTGA
- a CDS encoding extracellular solute-binding protein: MKAPVAAGSPANVSVQATRLPARAHSRVNPLPRWLRCLLLLGLAFNAHATPTHALTVYGEAPRYAASFQHFDYVNPDAPKGGILRRSAIEIGQFDHILPYIDKGIGVSEVDGLLYAPLAMRSFDEPYTVYGLIARRMERGPDDAWLRFEIDPRATFADGQPVRAADVRFTFELLMNKGSLKYRTQFADVAGVTVEGPQRVRFDLKPGHGRTLALDLASLPVLPEHDWQQRDFANGAGFDKPVGSGPYRIGRIDNGRSITFERDPNWWARDLPVSRGRYNFDKLRIEYFGDTEVARQVLKGGGYDYNREFSATAYTLGYAGAQLDDGRLQRAHLGPAKPQVAQGFVFNLDQPPFKDRRVRQALGMLWDFEWSNRQMMRNLYIRQQSVFSNTPLAARQLPDAGELQLLEPLRGQVPDEVFSKVFSAPVTDGSGIIRQQQLQALALLEQAGWHPQGDRLVDRQGTPLAFTFLNGQAGMERLLLPWKRNLAQIGITLNIRNVDSAQYVNRLMARDYDMIVTGYPVTLSPGAELYNYFGSAAAHDPGSNNLMVLQDPAVDRLVDGLVRAASQADMLQHARALDRVLQWNYYWIPNYYPPGSSTVWWNRFGRPKVQAAYDEGLDTWWEVSPSALTNAQMAERLKASP; this comes from the coding sequence ATGAAGGCCCCGGTAGCAGCGGGTTCACCCGCGAATGTGTCAGTTCAGGCAACAAGATTGCCTGCACGGGCGCATTCGCGGGTGAACCCGCTGCCACGGTGGTTGCGTTGTCTGCTCCTGCTTGGTCTTGCCTTCAACGCCCACGCCACCCCCACCCACGCCCTCACCGTCTACGGCGAAGCCCCCCGCTACGCCGCCAGCTTCCAGCACTTCGACTACGTCAACCCCGACGCTCCCAAGGGCGGCATCCTGCGCCGCTCGGCGATCGAGATCGGCCAGTTCGACCATATCCTGCCGTACATCGACAAAGGCATCGGCGTCAGCGAGGTCGATGGCCTGCTCTATGCACCCTTGGCCATGCGTTCGTTCGATGAACCCTATACCGTCTATGGCCTGATTGCCCGGCGCATGGAGCGCGGCCCGGATGACGCCTGGCTGCGTTTCGAGATCGACCCGCGCGCAACCTTCGCCGATGGCCAGCCGGTACGTGCCGCAGACGTACGCTTCACCTTCGAGCTGCTGATGAACAAGGGCAGCCTCAAGTACCGCACCCAGTTCGCCGATGTGGCCGGGGTAACCGTGGAAGGCCCGCAGCGTGTGCGTTTCGACCTCAAGCCCGGGCATGGCCGCACCCTGGCACTGGACCTCGCCAGCCTGCCGGTGCTGCCCGAGCACGATTGGCAACAGCGCGATTTCGCCAACGGCGCCGGCTTCGACAAGCCGGTGGGCAGCGGGCCGTACCGTATCGGGCGCATCGACAATGGCCGCAGCATCACCTTCGAGCGTGACCCCAACTGGTGGGCGCGGGACCTGCCGGTCAGCCGTGGCCGCTACAATTTCGACAAGTTGCGCATCGAGTACTTCGGCGACACCGAAGTGGCGCGGCAGGTGCTCAAGGGCGGGGGCTACGACTACAATCGCGAATTCTCCGCCACCGCCTACACACTGGGCTACGCCGGCGCGCAACTGGATGACGGGCGTCTGCAGCGCGCTCACCTGGGCCCGGCCAAGCCGCAGGTTGCCCAGGGCTTCGTGTTCAATCTCGACCAGCCGCCGTTCAAGGACCGCCGCGTGCGCCAGGCGCTGGGCATGCTGTGGGATTTCGAATGGAGCAACCGGCAGATGATGCGCAACCTGTACATTCGCCAGCAAAGCGTGTTTTCCAACACCCCGCTGGCCGCCCGCCAGTTACCCGATGCCGGTGAGCTGCAACTGCTCGAGCCGCTGCGTGGCCAGGTGCCGGACGAGGTCTTCAGCAAGGTATTCAGCGCGCCGGTCACCGATGGCTCAGGGATCATTCGCCAGCAGCAGTTGCAGGCCCTGGCCCTGCTCGAGCAGGCCGGCTGGCACCCGCAGGGCGACCGCCTGGTCGACCGCCAAGGCACGCCGTTGGCGTTCACCTTTCTCAATGGCCAGGCGGGCATGGAGCGCCTGCTGCTGCCGTGGAAGCGCAACCTGGCGCAGATCGGCATCACCCTGAACATCCGCAATGTCGACTCGGCCCAGTACGTCAACCGCCTGATGGCCCGCGATTACGACATGATCGTCACCGGCTACCCGGTCACCCTGTCGCCTGGCGCCGAGCTGTACAACTACTTTGGCTCGGCAGCGGCCCATGACCCCGGTTCCAACAACCTGATGGTGCTTCAGGACCCTGCCGTGGACCGCCTGGTCGACGGCCTGGTGCGCGCCGCCAGCCAGGCCGACATGCTGCAGCATGCCCGCGCCCTGGACCGGGTGCTGCAATGGAACTACTACTGGATCCCCAACTATTACCCGCCGGGCAGCTCCACCGTGTGGTGGAACCGCTTCGGCCGGCCCAAGGTCCAGGCGGCCTATGACGAAGGCCTGGACACCTGGTGGGAGGTCAGCCCCAGCGCGCTGACCAATGCGCAGATGGCCGAGCGCCTGAAGGCTTCGCCATGA
- a CDS encoding peptidylprolyl isomerase, with protein MARATARHILVSSEEKCNELKAQIEAGADFAEIAKANSTCPSSRQGGDLGSFGPGQMVKEFDTVVFSAPVNTVQGPVKTQFGYHLLEVTSRQD; from the coding sequence ATGGCCCGTGCAACCGCCCGCCACATCCTGGTCAGCAGCGAAGAGAAATGCAACGAACTGAAAGCGCAGATCGAAGCCGGTGCCGACTTCGCTGAAATCGCCAAGGCCAACTCCACCTGCCCGTCCAGCCGCCAGGGCGGTGACCTGGGCTCGTTCGGCCCGGGCCAGATGGTCAAGGAGTTCGACACCGTGGTCTTCAGCGCCCCGGTCAACACCGTGCAAGGCCCGGTGAAGACCCAGTTCGGCTACCACCTGCTGGAAGTGACCAGCCGCCAGGACTAA
- a CDS encoding 3-deoxy-7-phosphoheptulonate synthase yields MQASSLALPLTQPQAANTSVSQRLPSPHLLKQQMPLSSALAQQVHAHRQAIRDILDGHDQRLLVIVGPCSIHDPRSALEYADRLAALSREVDDQLLLVMRAYVEKPRTTVGWKGLAYDPHLDGSDDMHAGIALSRGLMLNMLERGLPIATELLQPMAAGYFDDLLAWAAIGARTTESQIHRELVSGLELPVGFKNGTDGGIAIASDAMRSAAHPHRHFGMDAQGYPAIIETLGNPDTHLVLRGGHTGPNHDAESIAMARQALAKAGLQARIMVDCSHANSGKDPARQPAVFDNVLAQRLTGDRSIVGVMLEGHLFDGCQALGKGPLAYGVSITDGCLGWASTETLLRQAAEKLR; encoded by the coding sequence ATGCAAGCTTCCAGCCTCGCCCTGCCCCTGACCCAGCCGCAAGCGGCCAATACCAGCGTCAGCCAGCGCCTGCCCAGCCCGCACCTGCTCAAGCAGCAAATGCCGCTGTCCAGCGCACTGGCCCAGCAAGTCCATGCCCACCGCCAGGCCATCCGCGATATCCTCGACGGCCACGACCAGCGCCTGCTGGTGATCGTCGGCCCATGCTCGATCCACGACCCACGCTCGGCCCTGGAATACGCCGATCGCCTTGCCGCCCTCAGCCGCGAAGTCGACGACCAGCTGCTGCTGGTGATGCGCGCCTACGTCGAAAAACCCCGTACCACGGTCGGCTGGAAAGGCCTGGCCTACGACCCGCACCTCGACGGTAGCGACGACATGCATGCCGGCATCGCCCTGTCCCGCGGGTTGATGCTGAACATGCTCGAACGCGGCCTGCCGATTGCCACCGAGTTGCTGCAACCGATGGCCGCCGGCTACTTCGATGACCTGCTGGCCTGGGCCGCGATTGGCGCGCGTACCACCGAATCGCAGATCCACCGCGAACTGGTCAGTGGCCTGGAGCTGCCGGTAGGCTTCAAGAACGGTACCGACGGCGGCATCGCCATCGCCAGCGACGCGATGCGCAGCGCCGCCCATCCGCACCGCCACTTCGGCATGGATGCGCAGGGCTACCCGGCCATCATCGAAACCCTGGGCAACCCGGATACCCACCTGGTGCTGCGTGGCGGCCACACCGGCCCGAACCACGATGCCGAGAGCATCGCCATGGCCCGCCAGGCATTGGCCAAGGCCGGGTTGCAGGCGCGCATCATGGTCGACTGCAGCCACGCCAACAGCGGCAAGGACCCCGCGCGCCAACCTGCCGTGTTCGACAACGTGCTGGCCCAGCGCCTGACCGGCGACCGCTCGATCGTCGGGGTCATGCTCGAGGGCCACCTGTTCGATGGCTGCCAGGCGCTGGGCAAGGGCCCACTGGCATACGGCGTGTCGATCACCGACGGCTGCCTGGGCTGGGCGTCGACCGAGACCCTGTTGCGCCAGGCGGCGGAAAAACTCCGGTAG
- a CDS encoding MFS transporter, with protein sequence MSPRLLAMALAPLLGLFIIALGNGFMSSLTTLRLGAAGESATTIGIVSSTYFIGLTLGAIFNDRLILRIGHIRAYTSFAALIAVTILLQGLFYEVTWWSLLRLINGWAAVGVFLVIESWLLLAGDAKIRGRLLALYMIAFYGAGVIAQAGLGEITHLGDTAPFMLAGVLAALSVLPIVILPRVSPLLDQVEPLKPRQLLGVAPSGLVGCFGSGVAIAGIYTLLPLYLQRIGLDVGEVGNMMAWVILGAMLLQYPVGRWSDRKDRQDVLIALAALCMLLSLVTVFLPSDSALLPAMLFLLGGGVFTLYPVAVSHAADRAPSDALVPMIQGLLLINSLGSAMAPVAISPVMTEFGEAGLFWAFAVVNLAMVCFFMWRRGKRPAAEHPAPFTASTTFSPTGAELRVTEDLMHAAQEHPPLTPAEPVAANHSETH encoded by the coding sequence ATGTCTCCGCGTTTGCTGGCCATGGCGCTGGCGCCCCTGCTCGGGCTGTTCATCATCGCCCTGGGCAACGGCTTCATGTCTTCCCTGACCACCCTGCGCCTGGGCGCTGCCGGCGAATCGGCCACCACCATCGGTATCGTCTCGTCGACCTATTTCATCGGCCTGACCCTGGGCGCCATCTTCAACGACCGGCTGATCCTGCGCATCGGCCATATCCGCGCCTACACCAGCTTCGCCGCGCTGATCGCGGTGACCATCCTGCTGCAAGGCCTGTTCTACGAGGTCACCTGGTGGTCGCTGCTACGCCTGATCAACGGCTGGGCAGCGGTGGGCGTGTTCCTGGTGATCGAAAGCTGGCTGTTGCTGGCCGGTGACGCCAAGATCCGTGGCCGCCTCCTGGCGCTATACATGATCGCCTTCTACGGGGCGGGGGTGATCGCCCAGGCGGGCCTGGGCGAAATCACCCACCTGGGTGACACCGCGCCGTTCATGCTGGCTGGCGTGCTGGCCGCGCTGTCGGTGCTGCCGATCGTGATCCTGCCACGGGTATCGCCGCTGCTGGACCAGGTCGAACCGCTCAAGCCGCGGCAATTGCTGGGCGTGGCACCATCGGGCCTGGTCGGCTGCTTTGGTTCGGGTGTGGCCATTGCCGGCATCTACACCCTGCTGCCGCTGTACCTGCAACGCATCGGCCTGGATGTAGGCGAGGTCGGCAACATGATGGCCTGGGTGATCCTCGGCGCCATGCTGCTGCAATACCCGGTCGGGCGTTGGTCCGACCGCAAGGACCGCCAGGATGTACTGATCGCCTTGGCTGCGCTGTGCATGCTGCTGTCGCTGGTGACGGTGTTCCTGCCGTCGGACTCGGCCCTGCTGCCGGCCATGTTGTTCCTGCTGGGCGGCGGCGTATTCACCCTGTACCCGGTGGCGGTCAGCCATGCAGCCGACCGGGCGCCGTCCGATGCACTGGTGCCGATGATTCAGGGCCTGCTGCTGATCAACTCGCTGGGCTCGGCCATGGCACCGGTGGCGATCTCGCCGGTGATGACCGAATTTGGCGAGGCCGGGTTGTTCTGGGCCTTTGCCGTGGTCAACCTGGCCATGGTGTGCTTCTTCATGTGGCGCCGTGGCAAGCGCCCGGCGGCCGAGCACCCGGCGCCGTTCACCGCTTCGACCACCTTCTCGCCGACCGGTGCCGAGCTGCGGGTGACTGAAGACCTGATGCATGCAGCACAGGAGCACCCGCCGCTGACGCCCGCCGAGCCCGTAGCGGCTAACCACAGCGAAACCCACTGA
- a CDS encoding AEC family transporter: MFASLFAVLAPVFVVAGIGYGWARKGLDYPTEFIARVVMSIGTPSLVLSTLSRTELQPSAFASMAMACLLCTLGMALAGWLVCRVTGRHWRVLLPAFMFPNTGNMGLPISLYAFGEHGLALAVAFFLTLSIVQFTLGMAISGTAASFKALLRNPIVISLAGAMPIIFLDFELPRWLANTVNLLGGMTIPLMLLTLGVSLASIRLRQVGSGLLLGGLRIGLGAAVGWAVGVALGLDDLARAVLVVQSAMPVAVFNYLMAVRANREPEQVANLVMCSTVLSFAWLPVVLAWWM; the protein is encoded by the coding sequence ATGTTCGCCTCGTTGTTCGCAGTCCTGGCCCCGGTTTTCGTGGTTGCCGGCATCGGCTATGGCTGGGCCCGCAAGGGCCTGGACTACCCCACCGAATTCATCGCCCGGGTGGTGATGAGCATTGGCACGCCGTCCTTGGTACTGTCTACCCTGAGCCGTACCGAACTGCAGCCGAGCGCCTTCGCCAGCATGGCCATGGCCTGCCTGCTGTGCACCCTGGGCATGGCCCTGGCCGGCTGGCTGGTGTGCCGCGTTACGGGCCGACACTGGCGGGTGCTGTTGCCGGCGTTCATGTTCCCCAACACTGGCAACATGGGCCTGCCAATCAGCCTGTATGCCTTCGGCGAACATGGCCTGGCCCTGGCCGTGGCGTTCTTCCTGACATTGTCGATCGTGCAGTTCACCCTCGGCATGGCGATTTCAGGTACGGCTGCTTCGTTCAAGGCATTGCTGCGCAACCCCATCGTGATCAGCCTGGCCGGGGCCATGCCGATCATCTTTCTCGACTTTGAACTGCCCCGTTGGCTGGCCAATACCGTCAACCTGCTGGGCGGCATGACCATCCCCCTGATGTTGCTCACCCTGGGTGTGTCGCTGGCCAGCATCCGCCTGCGCCAGGTGGGCAGCGGCTTGCTGCTGGGTGGCTTGCGCATTGGCCTGGGGGCTGCGGTGGGCTGGGCGGTGGGCGTGGCGCTGGGCCTGGACGACCTGGCGCGCGCGGTGCTGGTGGTGCAATCGGCGATGCCGGTGGCGGTGTTCAACTACCTGATGGCAGTACGCGCCAACCGCGAGCCGGAGCAGGTGGCGAACCTGGTGATGTGCTCGACGGTACTGTCGTTTGCCTGGCTGCCAGTGGTGCTGGCCTGGTGGATGTAG
- a CDS encoding HAD family hydrolase, whose amino-acid sequence MLTALLFDLDGTLTDTDTLHLQAFRQLLHEHDGRELSQAQFEAQVSGRANGELFAELFVGASAEQCRALAERKEALFRALSPSLEPMPGLLRLLEHARAHALGLCVVTNAPRLNAEHMLGAMGLGRHFEHVLVAEELARPKPDPLPYLTGLQRLGAEAGQALAFEDSLPGVAAASGAGIFTVGVATTQTPERLLAAGAGLVVDDFNDPRLWALIERRV is encoded by the coding sequence ATGCTGACTGCCCTGCTGTTCGACCTCGACGGAACCCTCACCGACACCGACACCCTGCACCTGCAGGCGTTTCGCCAGCTGCTGCACGAGCATGACGGCCGCGAACTGAGCCAGGCACAGTTCGAGGCCCAGGTCAGCGGCCGCGCCAATGGCGAGCTGTTCGCCGAGCTGTTTGTCGGCGCCAGTGCCGAGCAATGCCGGGCACTGGCCGAGCGCAAGGAGGCGCTGTTCCGCGCCCTGTCGCCCAGCCTGGAGCCGATGCCCGGCCTGCTGCGCCTGCTGGAACATGCCCGCGCTCATGCCCTGGGCCTGTGCGTGGTGACCAACGCACCGCGGCTCAATGCCGAACACATGCTGGGCGCCATGGGCCTGGGCCGGCATTTCGAGCACGTGCTGGTGGCCGAGGAACTGGCGCGGCCCAAGCCGGACCCGCTGCCCTACCTGACCGGGCTGCAGCGGCTGGGTGCCGAGGCCGGGCAGGCACTGGCCTTCGAGGACTCGCTGCCAGGGGTGGCGGCGGCGAGCGGCGCGGGGATCTTCACCGTGGGCGTGGCCACGACCCAGACGCCGGAACGGTTGCTGGCGGCGGGGGCTGGGTTGGTGGTCGATGATTTCAATGATCCGCGATTGTGGGCGTTGATCGAGCGCAGGGTTTGA
- the lexA gene encoding transcriptional repressor LexA, with protein sequence MCSMDTLTPKRRAIFDFIRERIADHGQPPSLADIATRFGFASRSVARKHITALCQAGYIDVTPNQARGIRLAEPLRRPEILEVPVLGQVAAGAPIGPDLDIHEQLLLDPSLFRRTPDYLLKVRGDSMIDDGIFDGDLVGILQQADARDGQIVVARLDGEVTIKRLQRQGSGYRLLPRNPAYAPIDVRPEQEFFIEGVFCGLLRRD encoded by the coding sequence ATGTGCTCCATGGATACTCTGACCCCCAAACGCCGCGCGATCTTCGACTTCATCCGCGAGCGCATCGCCGACCACGGCCAGCCACCGAGCCTGGCCGATATCGCCACGCGCTTCGGTTTTGCCTCGCGCAGCGTCGCCCGCAAGCACATCACCGCCCTGTGCCAGGCCGGCTACATCGACGTCACGCCGAACCAGGCGCGCGGCATTCGCCTGGCCGAACCGCTGCGCCGGCCGGAAATCCTCGAAGTACCGGTGCTCGGCCAGGTGGCGGCAGGTGCCCCCATCGGCCCGGACCTCGACATCCACGAGCAGCTGCTGCTCGACCCCAGCCTGTTTCGCCGCACCCCCGACTACCTGCTGAAAGTGCGTGGCGACTCGATGATCGACGACGGCATCTTCGACGGCGACCTGGTCGGCATCCTGCAGCAGGCCGACGCCCGCGACGGGCAGATCGTGGTCGCGCGCCTGGATGGCGAAGTGACCATCAAGCGCCTGCAGCGCCAGGGCAGCGGTTATCGGCTGTTGCCGCGCAACCCGGCCTATGCGCCCATCGATGTGCGGCCTGAACAGGAGTTCTTCATCGAAGGCGTATTCTGCGGCTTGCTGAGGCGTGACTGA